One part of the Thermoanaerobacterium sp. CMT5567-10 genome encodes these proteins:
- a CDS encoding sugar ABC transporter ATP-binding protein, which translates to MGANEFILEMNNISKEFPGVKALDDVTLKIRAGTVHAIMGENGAGKSTLMKCLFGIYKPDAGEIILNGKKINIRDSKEALDHGISMIHQELHPVRFRNVMENIWLGRFPMKNYGVVKLIDEKKMYEDTEKLLKSIDVDIKPTEIVRNLSASRIQYIEIAKALSYNAKIIIMDEPTSSLTENEVDHLFNLIKNLKNNGVAIIYISHKMDEIFQISDEVSIMRDGKMIGTWKASELTEDIIISKMVGRELTNRFPARDVVPDGVILKVENLSSPFPKSFKNVSFELRKGEILGIGGLVGSQRTELVEALFGLRSIESGKIYIHGKEAVIKSPIDAKKYGMALLTEERRSTGIFPELNILENSTIANIKRYRGSFMLLNDKKRKDDTKKMVDALKVKTPSLKTLIKNLSGGNQQKVLMARWLLTVPEILILDEPTRGIDVGAKYEIYTIMNELTKEGKSIIMISSEMPELLGMADRIMVMCEGHLSGILDKNDATEEKIMRLASKYTD; encoded by the coding sequence ATGGGCGCAAATGAATTTATTCTTGAAATGAACAATATATCCAAGGAATTTCCAGGAGTAAAGGCTCTTGACGATGTAACTCTTAAAATTCGAGCAGGAACTGTTCATGCAATAATGGGCGAGAATGGTGCTGGAAAGTCAACATTAATGAAATGTCTTTTCGGTATATATAAACCTGATGCTGGTGAAATTATATTAAACGGTAAGAAAATAAATATTAGAGATTCAAAAGAGGCATTAGATCATGGTATTTCTATGATTCATCAAGAGCTGCATCCTGTGAGATTTAGAAATGTTATGGAAAATATCTGGCTTGGACGGTTTCCAATGAAAAATTATGGAGTTGTCAAGCTGATAGATGAAAAAAAGATGTACGAAGATACAGAAAAGCTTTTAAAAAGCATAGATGTAGACATAAAGCCGACTGAGATTGTCAGGAATTTATCTGCATCTAGAATTCAGTATATAGAGATTGCAAAAGCTCTATCGTACAATGCAAAAATAATAATTATGGATGAACCTACATCTTCTTTGACTGAAAATGAGGTTGACCATCTTTTCAATTTGATTAAAAATCTTAAAAATAACGGTGTGGCTATAATATATATTTCACATAAAATGGATGAGATATTCCAGATCTCAGATGAGGTTTCCATAATGAGAGATGGAAAGATGATTGGAACTTGGAAAGCCAGTGAATTAACAGAAGATATAATAATATCAAAAATGGTTGGTCGCGAACTGACAAATAGATTTCCTGCAAGGGACGTTGTTCCTGATGGAGTAATATTAAAAGTTGAAAATTTATCGTCTCCGTTTCCAAAGTCTTTTAAAAATGTTTCATTTGAGCTTAGAAAAGGAGAGATACTGGGTATAGGTGGATTGGTTGGTTCACAAAGAACAGAATTAGTGGAAGCATTATTTGGATTGAGATCTATTGAATCAGGGAAGATATATATTCATGGCAAGGAAGCTGTCATAAAATCTCCTATAGATGCTAAAAAATATGGTATGGCTTTATTGACAGAGGAGAGAAGGTCTACTGGTATTTTTCCTGAGCTGAATATATTAGAGAATTCTACAATTGCTAATATAAAGAGATACAGGGGCAGTTTTATGCTTTTAAATGACAAAAAAAGAAAAGATGACACTAAAAAAATGGTGGATGCTTTGAAGGTAAAGACCCCTTCACTAAAAACCTTAATAAAAAATTTATCTGGTGGAAATCAGCAAAAAGTTCTTATGGCAAGGTGGCTTCTAACTGTACCTGAAATACTTATTCTTGACGAGCCAACACGTGGTATTGATGTTGGCGCAAAGTATGAAATTTATACGATTATGAATGAACTTACAAAAGAAGGGAAAAGCATAATCATGATTTCATCTGAGATGCCTGAGCTTCTTGGTATGGCTGACAGGATCATGGTTATGTGTGAAGGACATCTATCTGGTATTTTAGACAAAAATGATGCAACAGAGGAGAAAATAATGAGATTGGCAAGTAAATATACAGATTAA